Proteins encoded in a region of the Triticum dicoccoides isolate Atlit2015 ecotype Zavitan chromosome 3A, WEW_v2.0, whole genome shotgun sequence genome:
- the LOC119269994 gene encoding BTB/POZ and TAZ domain-containing protein 2-like yields MPEAPARAGGASAPADVDVVTSSGRRKIAAHSSVLASASPVLETILERRVQRLRESGKGGRAIVRIRGVTDDVAAAFVRLLYAGSRRGEGEVDEDVERYAEQLLVLAHAYRVPWLKRWCQEAIGSRLTPGTVVDALQLADLCDAPQLHLRCMRLLAKEFRAVERTEAWRFLRDNDPWQELDVLSRLHDADMRRRKWRRKRAEQKVYMELSDAMDILRHICTEGCTEVGPVGQAPANSPCPAYATCRGLQLLIRHFSRCKSRASCPRCQRMWQLLRLHAALCRVPDGHCNTPLCTQFKLKEQQKEAVSASAAAKAGDGSDGRWGLLVKKVKAVSVMSSLGKRSPPPCQC; encoded by the exons ATGCCGGAGGCACCTGCACGGGCCGGCGGCGCCTCCGCCCCCGCCGACGTCGACGTCGTCACCTCCAGCGGCCGCCGCAAGATCGCCGCCCATTCCTCCGTTCTT GCGTCGGCATCGCCGGTGCTGGAGACGATCCTGGAGCGCCGGGTGCAGAGGCTGAGGGAGAGCGGCAAGGGCGGCAGGGCCATCGTCCGGATCCGCGGCGTCACCGACGACGTCGCCGCGGCGTTCGTCCGCCTCCTCTACGCCGGCAGCAG GCGTGGCGAGGGCGAGGTGGACGAGGACGTGGAGAGGTACGCGGAGCAGCTGCTGGTGCTGGCGCACGCGTACCGGGTGCCGTGGCTCAAGCGGTGGTGCCAGGAGGCCATCGGGTCGCGGCTCACGCCGGGCACCGTGGTGGACGCGCTGCAGCTGGCCGACCTCTGCGACGCGCCGCAGCTGCACCTCCGCTGCATGCGCCTGCTCGCCAAGGAGTTCCGCGCCGTCGAGCGCACCGAGGCATGGCGCTTCCTCCGCGACAACGACCCCTGGCAGGAGCTCGACGTCCTCAgccgcctccacgacgccgacatg CGGCGGCGAAAGTGGCGTCGGAAGCGCGCGGAGCAGAAGGTGTACATGGAGCTGAGCGACGCCATGGACATCCTGCGGCACATCTGCACGGAAGGCTGCACGGAGGTCGGCCCCGTGGGGCAGGCGCCGGCCAACTCGCCGTGCCCGGCGTACGCGACGTGCCGGGGACTGCAGCTGCTCATCCGCCACTTCTCCCGGTGCAAGAGCCGCGCGAGCTGCCCCCGGTGCCAGCGAATGTGGCAGCTGCTCCGCCTCCACGCTGCGCTCTGCCGCGTCCCCGACGGCCACTGCAACACTCCTCTCTGCAC GCAGTTCAAGCTCAAGGAGCAGCAGAAGGAGGCGGTGTCGGCTTCGGCGGCggcgaaggccggcgacggcagcgATGGCAGGTGGGGGCTTCTTGTGAAGAAGGTGAAGGCTGTCAGCGTCATGTCTTCTCTCGGCAAGAGAAGCCCGCCTCCGTGCCAGTGCTGA